Proteins from a genomic interval of Dendropsophus ebraccatus isolate aDenEbr1 chromosome 6, aDenEbr1.pat, whole genome shotgun sequence:
- the LOC138795832 gene encoding cysteinyl leukotriene receptor 1-like, with product MNNSEGDIIHPCPIEDDYKYLVYTVVYVIVFISGLLFNGAAVYVFCMVKKKKGLSTLCLLNLAVADLLFIIFLPLRIAYYYQDGNWIFGDILCRVTTFSFYFSMYASIFFMACLSIFRCMSVVLTETIKVKTARKVCAAIWVFTGLSTIPFLLSGINVREEVTRCFEPVVISAWKRIMYMNYYALVVGFILPFLVIMVCNGLLIRHIVTMPMEKKTIRKQVTMIVLILLVCCVCFLPYHIQRTVHLHYLVYHPDICILHNVLQKTVVTTLCLAVLNTCLDPLLYVFIGHGFKSWLLLLCIPKKSANAKSSSTATSGIHNEVGEEIPMHQNGQVSNSQTDEVNNVTLVCYNMFSRDPQPVAQEALLSSNPTE from the coding sequence ATGAACAACAGTGAAGGAGACATCATACACCCTTGCCCCATAGAAGATGATTACAAGTATCTGGTGTACACCGTTGTCTATGTGATCGTTTTTATCAGTGGGTTGCTGTTTAATGGGGCTGCTGTGTATGTTTTTTGCATGGTCAAGAAAAAGAAAGGACTTTCAACATTATGCCTACTAAACCTTGCCGTGGCTGATCTTTTATTTATCATTTTCCTGCCCCTAAGGATAGCCTACTACTACCAGGATGGGAATTGGATCTTTGGTGACATCCTCTGCCGCGTTACTACGTTCTCTTTCTATTTCAGCATGTACGCCAGTATCTTTTTCATGGCTTGTCTTAGCATTTTCCGTTGTATGTCAGTGGTGCTCACAGAAACAATCAAAGTAAAGACAGCCAGAAAAGTGTGTGCAGCTATCTGGGTATTCACAGGTCTAAGTACAATACCCTTTCTACTATCTGGTATCAATGTCCGGGAAGAAGTTACAAGATGCTTTGAACCTGTTGTGATATCAGCATGGAAGAGGATAATGTATATGAACTATTATGCTTTGGTTGTTGGATTTATACTCCCTTTTCTGGTCATTATGGTATGTAACGGCTTGCTGATCAGACATATTGTGACCATGCCCATGGAGAAGAAAACTATTAGAAAGCAAGTTACTATGATAGTCTTGATTCTTTTAGTttgctgtgtgtgttttttaccgTATCATATTCAAAGGACTGTTCATCTACATTATTTGGTTTATCATCCAGACATTTGCATCTTACATAATGTTCTTCAGAAGACTGTGGTTACAACGCTGTGTTTAGCTGTTCTAAACACCTGCTTGGATCCTCTCTTATATGTGTTTATAGGCCATGGTTTTAAATCATGGCTCCTATTACTATGCATACCCAAAAAGTCTGCAAATGCAAAATCTTCTTCTACAGCCACAAGTGGTATTCATAATGAAGTAGGTGAGGAAATACCAATGCATCAAAATGGTCAAGTTTCAAACAGTCAAACAGATGAAGTCAACAATGTAACACTTGTTTGTTATAACATGTTTTCCAGGGATCCCCAACCTGTAGCTCAGGAGGCACTTTTGTCTAGCAACCCCACTGAATGA